The Spiroplasma clarkii genome has a window encoding:
- a CDS encoding PTS sugar transporter subunit IIB: protein MKKILAVCGVGQGTSLLLKMNIEEELKKLGFEADVDNTSISMVVSETPDYIVTNSEFAKQLVNHPSQIIIVENYFDNNEIAVALEKIFK, encoded by the coding sequence ATGAAAAAAATCTTGGCAGTATGTGGAGTTGGACAAGGAACAAGTCTTTTATTGAAAATGAATATTGAAGAAGAATTAAAAAAACTAGGGTTTGAAGCTGATGTAGATAATACAAGTATTTCTATGGTAGTTAGCGAAACCCCTGATTACATTGTTACAAACAGTGAATTTGCAAAGCAACTTGTGAATCATCCCTCACAAATTATTATTGTTGAAAATTACTTTGATAATAATGAAATAGCAGTAGCACTAGAAAAAATCTTTAAATAA